The Ptiloglossa arizonensis isolate GNS036 chromosome 13, iyPtiAriz1_principal, whole genome shotgun sequence genome window below encodes:
- the LOC143153827 gene encoding uncharacterized protein LOC143153827 isoform X1, whose translation MCHNVQREKIRGYDKEGRGQSDSVRERQRMRSVENSLYRRRWLLCATVRSGKRSWRLIQKDRAYRLHEYLCRTFKSDTYVYIKVRKRRQKNGERRMDWIARQRVG comes from the exons GCCACAATGTACAACGGGAAAAGATCCGTGGATACGATAAG GAGGGAAGGGGACAAAGTGACAGTGTGCGAGAGAGACAACGAATGAGATCCGTAGAAAATTCTTTATACCGACGCCGATGGCTTCTGTGTGCTACGGTTCGCAGCGGGAAAAGATCCTGGCGTCTGATACAGAAGGACCGTGCATATCGTTTGCACGAATATCTCTGCCGTACATT CAAGTCGGATACGTACGTGTATATAAAAGTAAGAAAAAGAAGACAGAAGAATGGAGAACGGAGGATGGATTGGATCGCGAGGCAGAGAGTGGGATAG